From the genome of Leptolyngbya sp. FACHB-261, one region includes:
- the tsaB gene encoding tRNA (adenosine(37)-N6)-threonylcarbamoyltransferase complex dimerization subunit type 1 TsaB has protein sequence MQSFSVTLREVLGSVKLDADEHDVGELGQTGLALGLHTTTDTLGLAICNLQGQGQQQTWAVGRSLASVLHQHLLEFVSLQPKWHPEQWSNLKLIAVAGGPGSFTGIRIGVTVARTLGQQLGIPVYSVSSLAILAWLHSSLHRELFCADPRLFAVQMAAKQGEVFGGLYQFVPGIPGTVEPPKLLIHQPEQLWQLEDWEQNLTQWPQAERVNAESHEPAPVLSLLDLALCLWQHGERPSWVQALPHYGRRPAITLVG, from the coding sequence GTGCAGTCATTTTCTGTTACCCTTCGTGAAGTGCTGGGCTCTGTTAAGTTGGACGCTGACGAACACGATGTAGGTGAACTAGGGCAGACTGGTCTTGCTCTTGGGCTCCACACCACAACCGACACGCTCGGTTTAGCTATATGCAACCTACAAGGGCAGGGACAGCAGCAAACCTGGGCAGTAGGCCGTAGTCTGGCGTCTGTCTTGCATCAGCACCTGCTAGAGTTTGTGAGCCTGCAGCCCAAGTGGCACCCTGAGCAGTGGTCAAACTTGAAGTTGATCGCCGTAGCTGGAGGGCCAGGCAGCTTCACAGGCATCCGAATTGGCGTAACCGTGGCGCGAACGTTGGGTCAGCAACTAGGGATTCCTGTGTATTCTGTATCAAGCTTAGCAATCCTGGCTTGGCTACATAGCTCTCTCCATAGAGAGTTATTTTGTGCTGATCCCCGTCTGTTTGCCGTACAAATGGCTGCAAAGCAGGGCGAGGTCTTCGGCGGTTTATATCAATTTGTGCCTGGTATCCCTGGAACCGTCGAGCCTCCAAAACTACTGATCCACCAACCCGAACAGCTTTGGCAGCTTGAAGACTGGGAGCAAAACCTGACTCAGTGGCCACAAGCGGAACGAGTGAATGCTGAGTCTCATGAACCTGCTCCTGTCCTAAGTTTGTTGGATCTAGCGCTTTGCCTATGGCAACACGGAGAACGCCCCAGTTGGGTTCAAGCGCTGCCACACTATGGTCGCCGACCTGCCATCACTCTGGTAGGGTAG
- a CDS encoding phospholipase D-like domain-containing protein: MSFSKQWPSLLVGFLTLLALGACQQTRPKAKNTLPALPQEGQIQVYFNRSQATYYTEPYRPIERYGDNLEQTLIDNIATARTSIDVAIHELRLPGVAQALAERQRAGVPIRVVLENSYSRPWSGYTSAQIAGLEKRGQNSYREAQAMADLNHDGQVSASEWEQRDALNILRQAGVRWIDDTEDGSAGSSLMHHKFLVIDQRVVIVASANFTPSDVHGDQLQPESRGNANHLLRLESPELAAIYSQEFALIWGDGPGGQQDSRFGLKKPYRPAQAVQVGGVKVEVQFSPTSGTRPWQESVNGLIGRALQSAQRSAHLALFVFSDQNLANVLEVDHRQRGVAIEAVIDPGFAYRSYSEALDLWGLSLPQDCRLEAGNQPWQTSVQTVGVPVLSPGDLLHHKFGVVDAQTVITGSQNWSEAANQSNDENLLVIHSPIIAAHFEREFSRLYDSAVLGPTKRLRQQIQKQQSRCASVQQLKVSKPDEPS, encoded by the coding sequence GTGTCATTCTCGAAACAATGGCCGAGTTTGCTGGTTGGGTTCCTCACCCTATTGGCGCTTGGCGCTTGTCAGCAGACCCGCCCAAAGGCCAAGAATACGCTGCCTGCCCTACCTCAAGAGGGGCAAATCCAGGTTTACTTCAATCGGTCTCAGGCTACCTACTACACGGAGCCCTACCGTCCCATTGAACGCTACGGCGACAACCTGGAACAGACTTTAATCGATAACATCGCTACAGCTCGCACCAGCATTGATGTAGCCATTCATGAGTTGCGTCTGCCTGGAGTTGCTCAAGCTCTAGCAGAGCGTCAGCGTGCTGGGGTACCCATCCGGGTTGTTCTGGAAAATAGCTACAGCCGCCCCTGGAGTGGCTACACCTCGGCCCAAATTGCAGGCCTGGAGAAACGTGGCCAGAATAGCTATCGCGAGGCGCAGGCGATGGCAGATCTCAACCATGATGGCCAGGTGAGCGCTAGCGAGTGGGAGCAACGGGATGCTCTCAATATTCTGCGGCAAGCAGGGGTGCGCTGGATTGATGACACGGAGGACGGTTCAGCAGGTAGCAGCCTGATGCACCACAAGTTTCTAGTGATCGATCAGCGAGTGGTCATCGTCGCCTCTGCTAATTTCACTCCTAGTGACGTTCATGGAGACCAGCTGCAGCCTGAAAGCCGAGGCAACGCCAATCACCTCTTACGCCTCGAAAGTCCAGAGCTAGCAGCAATATACAGCCAGGAATTCGCCTTGATATGGGGCGATGGCCCAGGCGGGCAGCAGGACAGCCGATTTGGTCTGAAGAAGCCCTATCGGCCCGCGCAGGCCGTTCAAGTAGGCGGCGTTAAAGTTGAGGTGCAATTTTCACCCACCAGTGGGACTCGCCCCTGGCAAGAGAGTGTCAATGGCCTGATCGGACGGGCACTGCAAAGTGCCCAGCGGAGTGCTCATCTGGCCCTGTTTGTGTTCTCCGATCAAAATTTGGCCAATGTCTTAGAGGTAGACCACCGGCAGCGAGGTGTGGCGATAGAAGCGGTCATTGATCCTGGTTTTGCCTACCGCAGCTACAGCGAGGCTCTAGATCTCTGGGGCTTGTCCCTACCTCAAGATTGCCGCCTAGAGGCTGGTAACCAGCCCTGGCAAACAAGCGTGCAAACGGTGGGTGTGCCTGTGCTGTCACCAGGCGATCTCCTACACCACAAGTTTGGGGTAGTAGACGCTCAAACCGTCATTACTGGCTCTCAGAATTGGAGCGAGGCTGCTAACCAAAGCAACGACGAGAATTTGCTTGTCATTCACAGTCCTATCATAGCGGCTCACTTTGAACGTGAGTTCAGTCGCCTCTACGACTCAGCTGTGCTGGGGCCTACCAAGCGTCTGCGCCAACAAATCCAAAAGCAGCAGTCTCGCTGCGCCTCTGTCCAGCAGCTTAAAGTCTCCAAGCCAGATGAACCCAGTTAA
- a CDS encoding PHP domain-containing protein — protein sequence MSNPPNVSRRLSQLATLLEIRGDNPFRVNAYSKAARTLRAYDLADLLESGTLTSIQGIGKGLAEEITALAQTGTSPLWEQLRTELPVEGLLEIAAVPGLGTKSIRSIYQTLHISSLGELEYACQENRLVELEGFGARKQSKILQEIARIKRNRSLFRYSDVMALAKSLIEQLLQAKTIAAASVTGKCRRAWEVLEGLELVVQGEPQTVASILNHLAASLAEPAETLATMLEVDGSTVRTVLDGLPVTVYCCQAHRYGWTLLQTTGSAEHLQALGDPSNIADSGSEAEIYQRLGLPWIPPELREGTGEVEAARRGELPELLRRSDLRGVLHLHTTYSDGAHSLEAMVQAALQQGYEYVGISDHSQAAFYAGGLKPIDIVRQHQEIDRLNAEYAGQIRILKGIEADILLDGSLDYEADDPDILQAFDFVVASVHSQLKMPFEAMTQRLIRAVSHPRVTMLGHWSGRILLGRQGSQFNHEAVLAAAAAHGTAIEFNASPYRLDLDWRELRTATEQGIQICVNPDAHSTDGFAVVDQTLAVTHKGWLQANQTLNAQGVDAFLSFAAKQH from the coding sequence ATGAGTAACCCGCCCAATGTCAGCCGAAGGCTGAGTCAACTTGCCACGCTTCTAGAGATTCGAGGCGACAATCCATTTCGGGTCAATGCCTACAGCAAGGCAGCTCGGACTCTCAGAGCCTATGACCTCGCTGATTTGCTTGAATCTGGCACTCTGACCTCAATCCAGGGGATCGGCAAAGGGCTGGCGGAGGAGATCACAGCTCTGGCCCAAACAGGCACTTCGCCCTTGTGGGAGCAACTGCGCACAGAGCTGCCAGTAGAGGGCCTTCTGGAAATAGCTGCGGTTCCAGGCTTGGGCACTAAGTCGATCCGTAGCATTTACCAAACGCTCCACATCTCCTCCTTAGGTGAGCTGGAGTATGCCTGTCAAGAAAACCGGCTGGTTGAATTAGAGGGCTTTGGTGCCAGGAAGCAGAGCAAAATCTTGCAGGAGATTGCTCGGATCAAGCGCAACCGTTCGCTGTTTCGCTATAGCGATGTTATGGCGCTAGCGAAGAGTTTAATCGAACAGTTGCTCCAGGCCAAGACGATTGCAGCCGCCTCGGTCACCGGCAAATGTCGTCGGGCTTGGGAAGTGTTAGAAGGGCTGGAGTTGGTAGTTCAAGGTGAGCCCCAAACTGTTGCTAGCATCCTGAATCACTTAGCCGCGTCCTTGGCTGAGCCAGCAGAGACGCTAGCAACAATGCTAGAGGTTGACGGCAGCACCGTCCGGACGGTACTGGATGGCTTGCCAGTGACGGTTTATTGTTGCCAAGCCCATCGCTACGGCTGGACGTTGCTGCAAACCACCGGCTCGGCTGAGCACTTGCAAGCGTTAGGCGATCCATCGAATATTGCTGATAGTGGTAGCGAGGCAGAGATCTATCAGCGTCTAGGTTTGCCCTGGATCCCGCCAGAACTGCGAGAGGGGACAGGCGAAGTTGAAGCGGCCCGTCGTGGTGAGTTGCCGGAGTTGTTGCGCCGTTCAGATTTACGCGGTGTGCTGCACTTACACACCACCTACAGCGACGGTGCTCACAGCCTAGAGGCTATGGTCCAAGCGGCGCTTCAGCAGGGCTATGAGTATGTCGGCATCTCAGACCATTCCCAAGCGGCTTTCTATGCCGGGGGGCTCAAACCGATTGATATTGTTCGGCAGCATCAGGAAATTGACCGACTCAATGCTGAGTACGCAGGTCAGATTCGCATTTTGAAGGGCATTGAGGCTGACATTCTGCTGGATGGCAGCTTGGATTATGAGGCTGACGATCCAGATATTCTGCAAGCTTTTGATTTTGTAGTTGCCTCGGTACATAGCCAACTCAAAATGCCTTTCGAGGCGATGACCCAGCGCTTGATTCGCGCCGTTTCCCATCCTCGGGTTACAATGCTGGGCCATTGGAGCGGCCGTATTCTACTAGGCCGGCAGGGCTCGCAATTTAACCATGAGGCTGTTTTAGCAGCCGCCGCAGCGCACGGCACAGCCATTGAATTCAATGCCAGCCCCTATCGTCTAGATCTAGATTGGCGGGAACTGCGAACAGCAACCGAGCAGGGCATTCAGATCTGCGTAAATCCGGATGCCCACTCTACAGATGGCTTTGCGGTTGTAGATCAAACCTTAGCAGTGACCCACAAAGGCTGGCTGCAGGCGAACCAAACGCTGAATGCCCAAGGAGTTGATGCATTCTTAAGCTTTGCTGCTAAACAGCACTAA
- a CDS encoding alpha/beta fold hydrolase: MITQQSPTLSSLDKHSWTWQGHKIQYTVMGAGQPLVLIHGFGASLGHWRKNIPVLAAGGYRVFALDLLGFGGSDKPALAYSLDLWQELIKDFWTEHIQQPTVFVGNSIGALLSLMVVANHPEIAAGGVLLNCAGGLNHRPQELNPPLRLVMGVFGRLVNSKAFGPFMFNQVRRKFRIRGTLQQVYRNQAAVTDELVDLLYEPSCDPGAQQVFTAVLSAPPGPSPEELLPKVERPLLVLWGEADPWTPISRGRIYQSYSDQVQFVGIPDTGHCPHDERPEVVNPLILDWLAQLQTAQHP, from the coding sequence GTGATTACGCAGCAATCGCCTACTCTCAGCTCACTCGACAAACACAGTTGGACCTGGCAGGGTCACAAAATCCAATACACCGTGATGGGGGCTGGGCAGCCTCTGGTATTAATTCACGGTTTTGGCGCCTCTCTGGGCCACTGGCGCAAGAACATTCCGGTACTAGCGGCTGGCGGCTATCGAGTGTTCGCTCTGGATCTGTTAGGCTTCGGCGGTTCGGACAAGCCAGCACTGGCCTACAGCTTAGATCTGTGGCAAGAGCTGATCAAGGATTTCTGGACCGAGCACATCCAGCAGCCTACAGTGTTCGTAGGCAATTCGATCGGCGCTTTGCTGAGTCTAATGGTGGTTGCTAACCATCCAGAGATTGCGGCTGGAGGCGTGTTGCTCAACTGTGCTGGAGGCTTAAATCACCGACCGCAAGAACTCAATCCACCCTTGCGCTTAGTAATGGGCGTTTTTGGCAGACTGGTCAACTCCAAAGCCTTTGGCCCATTCATGTTTAATCAGGTGCGCCGGAAGTTTCGCATCCGTGGCACCTTGCAGCAGGTTTATCGCAACCAGGCAGCGGTAACTGATGAACTAGTTGACTTGCTCTATGAGCCCTCTTGCGATCCGGGTGCGCAGCAGGTTTTCACTGCTGTCCTAAGTGCGCCGCCTGGCCCTAGTCCTGAGGAGTTGCTGCCCAAAGTTGAGCGGCCTTTGTTGGTGCTTTGGGGTGAGGCCGATCCTTGGACGCCGATCAGCCGAGGGCGGATCTATCAGAGTTATAGCGACCAGGTGCAGTTTGTAGGCATTCCAGACACTGGCCATTGCCCCCACGACGAGCGCCCAGAAGTCGTCAATCCCTTGATTCTGGATTGGCTGGCCCAGTTGCAGACTGCTCAGCACCCTTGA
- the def gene encoding peptide deformylase: MTVQKTAAPRSSEILVPKQKLKNPPLSLNYMGDRVLRQPAKRISSVNPETRQLIRQMLQTMYSEDGIGLAAPQVGISKRLLVVDCDPENAAAPPLVLINPEIKSVSQDIALGQEGCLSIPSVFLDVKRPEQITVSYRDEQGRPQSLTTAGLVARCIQHEIDHLDGILFVDRVENSILLAQELAKNGFAQRDVKPLPR; this comes from the coding sequence ATGACCGTCCAAAAGACAGCCGCTCCCCGTAGCTCTGAGATTCTCGTTCCTAAACAGAAGCTCAAAAACCCGCCTCTCTCCCTGAACTATATGGGCGATCGCGTGTTACGGCAACCTGCTAAGCGCATCAGTAGCGTTAATCCAGAAACTCGCCAGCTGATTCGGCAGATGCTTCAGACCATGTATAGCGAAGACGGCATTGGTCTGGCTGCGCCTCAAGTTGGCATTTCTAAGCGGCTATTGGTTGTGGACTGCGACCCCGAAAATGCAGCAGCACCGCCATTGGTCCTGATCAACCCCGAGATCAAGAGCGTCAGCCAGGACATTGCGCTCGGCCAAGAAGGCTGCTTGAGTATTCCCTCGGTGTTCCTGGACGTAAAGCGTCCTGAGCAGATCACGGTGAGCTACCGCGATGAACAAGGCCGTCCCCAGAGTCTGACCACTGCGGGTCTCGTCGCTCGCTGTATTCAGCACGAGATTGATCACTTGGACGGGATTCTCTTTGTTGATCGGGTCGAAAACTCGATTCTGCTGGCGCAAGAACTAGCCAAGAATGGCTTTGCTCAGCGCGATGTGAAGCCGCTGCCTCGCTAG
- a CDS encoding tetratricopeptide repeat protein, with protein sequence MRNCLSRFLSIVAFAALAGAGPLAHTVQAQVLVPHQVELDRTNLERQGMILAREAIQLAQFRQTEEALARARLAVRLAPRAYETWAVLGSLYLRNQDFSKAISNLQEASRRAPNNPDLLSSLGSAYLQQGNHAQAVQSLQNALKLAGGNSAGTRFDLGNAYFQLRRFREAIDQYSRALALEGKFWPAMNNIGLVEYESGNARSAIRRWEAALAIDSEAAEPKLALAVALYKLGQRERGLSLGEAALRLDPRYASPDFLRENLWGERLLTDARSVLSNPRIQSTLRDARPSSPPTPEASGN encoded by the coding sequence GTGCGCAATTGCCTCTCACGATTCCTGAGTATCGTGGCGTTTGCAGCGCTGGCAGGTGCTGGTCCCTTGGCCCATACCGTGCAAGCTCAGGTGCTAGTTCCCCACCAAGTCGAACTAGACCGTACCAATCTTGAGCGGCAGGGCATGATCCTCGCCCGTGAAGCTATTCAATTGGCTCAGTTTCGGCAGACCGAGGAAGCGCTTGCTCGAGCTCGGCTAGCGGTTCGGCTGGCCCCTAGAGCCTACGAAACTTGGGCTGTTTTAGGGAGCCTCTACCTGCGCAATCAGGATTTCTCTAAAGCGATTAGCAATCTTCAAGAAGCCAGTCGCCGTGCGCCTAACAACCCTGATCTCTTGTCTAGCTTAGGCTCTGCCTATCTCCAACAAGGCAACCATGCGCAAGCAGTTCAGTCTTTGCAGAATGCTCTAAAACTGGCTGGCGGCAATTCTGCAGGCACCCGCTTCGACCTGGGCAATGCCTATTTTCAGCTGCGTCGCTTCCGAGAAGCCATCGACCAGTACAGCCGGGCTTTAGCCCTAGAAGGGAAATTCTGGCCAGCGATGAACAACATCGGATTGGTTGAGTATGAGTCAGGCAATGCTCGCTCAGCCATTCGGCGTTGGGAGGCAGCGCTAGCCATTGACAGCGAGGCTGCCGAGCCCAAACTGGCTTTGGCTGTCGCGCTTTACAAACTGGGCCAACGAGAACGGGGATTGAGCCTCGGGGAAGCTGCGCTGCGCTTGGACCCTCGCTACGCCAGCCCAGACTTCTTACGAGAAAACCTGTGGGGCGAGCGCTTGCTCACCGATGCTCGCTCAGTTCTGTCTAACCCGCGCATCCAGTCAACGCTACGTGATGCCAGACCTAGCAGCCCGCCTACGCCTGAAGCGAGTGGGAATTAA
- a CDS encoding peptidoglycan-binding protein, whose translation MKWRHSAEACADGLRSCRTSGGFMNVLALIQRRQDWQQVTQQFRLQLTTGALIALGLVAPVLCPALAMANEVLGFGDFGDPVAEIQQALSSQGYYFGTVDGDFGSGTEQAVIEFQQSNGLFADGVVGSETSRLLFRVGEESTANRICLEDPIETQQLLSSLRFYFSAVDGVCGPLTQAAILEAQRSYGLFPDGVAGPQTLAVLRSQAAPTPTPTPTPTPTPTPIAEPSTGTPGSSAAVDVVELQQLLQARGYYLGFADGVYGPATEAAVRNAQFFYGLTVDGIAGPRTLEALRTRPRPDFDSP comes from the coding sequence ATGAAGTGGCGACACAGTGCTGAGGCCTGTGCTGATGGGCTCAGGTCTTGCAGAACTTCAGGGGGCTTCATGAACGTGTTGGCGCTCATCCAGAGACGGCAGGATTGGCAACAGGTGACGCAGCAATTTCGCCTTCAGCTGACGACGGGCGCACTCATTGCTTTAGGGCTAGTTGCACCAGTCCTATGTCCTGCTCTGGCAATGGCCAACGAGGTGCTTGGTTTTGGGGACTTCGGCGATCCTGTAGCCGAGATCCAGCAAGCCCTGAGCAGCCAAGGCTACTACTTTGGGACAGTAGATGGAGACTTCGGCAGCGGCACTGAGCAGGCAGTCATTGAGTTTCAGCAGAGCAATGGTTTGTTTGCTGATGGTGTCGTTGGTTCAGAAACCAGCCGCTTGCTGTTTAGAGTTGGCGAAGAGAGCACAGCCAACCGGATTTGCTTAGAGGACCCAATCGAGACCCAGCAATTGCTCAGCAGCCTGAGGTTCTACTTCAGTGCCGTTGATGGCGTGTGTGGCCCTCTCACGCAAGCTGCCATTCTCGAAGCGCAACGCTCCTATGGCCTGTTCCCCGATGGCGTTGCTGGGCCTCAAACCCTGGCAGTCCTGCGCAGTCAAGCTGCCCCAACTCCAACCCCAACCCCAACTCCAACCCCAACCCCAACGCCAATCGCTGAACCTTCAACCGGCACACCTGGCAGTAGTGCTGCTGTTGATGTGGTCGAACTTCAACAGCTGCTTCAGGCCAGGGGCTATTACTTGGGTTTTGCGGATGGCGTCTATGGTCCTGCCACCGAGGCGGCTGTTCGTAATGCCCAGTTCTTCTACGGCTTAACAGTTGATGGCATTGCTGGCCCCCGGACACTTGAAGCGCTGCGGACCCGTCCCCGCCCTGACTTCGACAGTCCCTGA
- a CDS encoding DUF4330 domain-containing protein — MAILDPQGRLFGKINLLDFGAILVILLSVAAVFLFPGQSGSSVAQIGTKTESVEVDMIIRGLSVANPQELLKAGEKANVIIRNQPYGEIDVKAVKILPQEALVPMSDGTVKVLKDPRIAEGLVRDLIVTLSGQAQVTPDGVVLGNSKLKVGTPIQLEGFKYDLRGGVMDVRVLGKS; from the coding sequence ATGGCAATTTTGGATCCCCAGGGACGTCTGTTTGGCAAAATCAACCTGCTAGATTTCGGGGCGATACTGGTGATTCTGTTGTCCGTAGCTGCCGTCTTTCTCTTCCCAGGCCAGTCAGGCTCCTCTGTTGCCCAGATTGGTACAAAGACCGAGTCGGTGGAAGTCGATATGATCATCCGGGGCTTGAGTGTTGCCAATCCCCAGGAGTTGCTCAAGGCTGGTGAGAAAGCCAACGTCATTATTCGGAACCAGCCCTACGGCGAGATTGACGTCAAGGCTGTCAAGATATTGCCCCAAGAAGCTTTGGTGCCCATGAGTGATGGCACTGTCAAGGTTTTGAAAGACCCACGCATCGCTGAGGGACTGGTGCGCGACCTAATTGTGACTCTCAGCGGACAGGCTCAAGTTACCCCAGATGGCGTGGTTCTAGGCAACAGCAAGCTCAAAGTAGGTACGCCAATTCAGCTTGAGGGTTTCAAGTACGACCTACGTGGCGGTGTTATGGATGTCCGCGTCCTAGGCAAAAGCTGA
- a CDS encoding sensor histidine kinase, which yields MARSAGHSFRRTLLTRILLLSVPVLLLGEAVAYRKARTSLLDQARRYLAESALRQAATMQSWLHTTQGQLLTATNARQLTNPVPEVRQQFLNTLVKQVPPEVKCIDLTNTGNGMIEASSCPANLRMNVKTLKKDWFLTAAKGKTFVSDPVSPGPGQEPTFVLAAPVYGLTGRQTHVLSFQSQVRNQAQTNYDSPAFAMVVDSQGNILTHASADRVGDSIWRVQNAKRLQSIVSRALRGEDYFAHFYNEQNEEWLAGFSSISIDPPNQAKARTWAVLMVSPLAQELKGLDDILLAMITLVGALLAANVLATIYFARDLALPLETLGKEAQRIRDRRLNPQAGSNAMRIPQNFRIREMNQLAATLNEMVNRLEARARELEVVSKEAEEASRIKSVFLANTSHELRNPLNAIINLVRLVRDGFCDNKEEELDFLKRADDAAVHLLGIINDVLDIASIESGKELKVTLGPVDLNRLLLEVSYMCEVKAQEKKLALIMPKTLGTPLQVRADPVRLKQVLVNVVGNAIKFTDSGSVTVSTRLDRAKGEVEVLVIDTGVGVDPKQQAKLFQRFAQADGSTTRRFQGTGLGLSISRDLMKLMDGWIDLYSAGENCGTEVRIRLKLLSTGNVEPLEPSTTATPSLPESIPEQEVTERLTAQVGPERRFRPSDYLDV from the coding sequence ATGGCCAGATCAGCAGGACACTCTTTCCGACGTACGCTACTGACTCGTATCTTGCTCTTGAGTGTGCCTGTGCTGCTTTTGGGTGAGGCGGTCGCCTATCGCAAAGCTCGTACTAGCCTGCTGGACCAAGCCCGGCGCTATCTAGCGGAGAGTGCCCTCCGTCAGGCGGCAACGATGCAGAGTTGGCTACACACTACTCAGGGGCAACTGCTAACGGCTACCAATGCTCGGCAGCTCACGAATCCGGTGCCGGAGGTGCGCCAGCAGTTTTTGAATACGCTGGTCAAGCAAGTGCCTCCTGAGGTGAAGTGTATTGACCTGACCAACACCGGCAATGGCATGATTGAGGCCAGCAGTTGCCCTGCCAACCTCAGGATGAATGTCAAAACCCTGAAGAAGGACTGGTTCTTAACGGCAGCTAAGGGCAAAACTTTTGTCTCCGACCCAGTGTCGCCTGGACCTGGGCAAGAGCCCACATTTGTACTGGCGGCCCCGGTCTATGGCCTCACCGGGCGTCAGACCCACGTCCTGAGTTTTCAATCTCAGGTGCGTAACCAGGCTCAGACTAACTATGACTCCCCAGCGTTTGCCATGGTGGTGGATAGCCAAGGCAACATTCTCACCCACGCATCAGCTGACCGAGTTGGCGATAGTATCTGGCGGGTTCAAAATGCCAAGCGATTGCAAAGTATTGTCAGTCGGGCCCTGCGCGGTGAGGACTACTTTGCTCACTTTTACAACGAGCAAAACGAAGAATGGCTAGCAGGCTTTAGCTCTATTTCGATTGACCCACCTAATCAGGCTAAGGCCCGAACCTGGGCTGTACTCATGGTTTCTCCCCTCGCCCAAGAACTCAAAGGGCTGGATGATATTCTGCTGGCCATGATTACGCTCGTAGGGGCGCTGCTAGCCGCAAACGTTCTGGCAACCATCTACTTTGCCCGTGACCTAGCCCTACCCCTAGAAACTCTGGGTAAGGAAGCGCAACGGATTCGCGACCGTCGCTTGAATCCTCAAGCGGGCAGCAATGCCATGCGTATCCCGCAGAACTTCCGCATCCGTGAGATGAATCAGTTGGCGGCAACGCTCAACGAGATGGTTAATCGCCTAGAGGCTCGTGCTCGTGAGTTAGAGGTCGTGAGTAAGGAAGCGGAAGAAGCTAGCCGCATCAAGAGCGTTTTTCTGGCAAACACATCTCACGAACTGCGCAATCCGCTCAACGCAATCATCAACTTAGTACGCCTAGTGCGGGATGGCTTCTGCGACAACAAAGAAGAAGAGCTGGACTTCCTCAAGCGAGCTGATGATGCGGCAGTTCATCTACTGGGCATCATCAATGACGTTCTTGACATCGCCAGTATTGAATCGGGCAAAGAGCTGAAAGTGACTCTAGGACCCGTCGATCTCAACCGCCTGCTGCTAGAAGTCTCCTACATGTGTGAGGTCAAGGCGCAGGAAAAGAAACTGGCCTTGATTATGCCCAAGACACTGGGCACTCCTTTGCAGGTTCGCGCCGATCCGGTTCGACTCAAGCAAGTGTTAGTGAACGTGGTTGGCAATGCAATTAAATTCACCGACAGTGGCAGCGTCACGGTCAGCACCCGCTTAGATCGGGCTAAAGGTGAAGTTGAAGTGTTGGTTATTGATACTGGTGTTGGCGTCGATCCTAAGCAGCAGGCTAAGCTGTTCCAGCGCTTTGCCCAAGCCGACGGTTCTACAACCCGCCGCTTCCAGGGTACTGGTCTGGGACTGTCGATCTCGCGCGATTTGATGAAGCTGATGGACGGCTGGATCGATCTCTACAGTGCTGGCGAGAACTGTGGGACTGAGGTCCGGATCCGCCTAAAACTCCTATCCACTGGCAATGTGGAACCGCTGGAACCCTCGACTACAGCTACCCCATCTCTGCCAGAATCTATCCCAGAGCAAGAGGTGACTGAGCGTCTAACGGCGCAAGTCGGGCCAGAACGTCGCTTCCGGCCCAGTGATTACCTAGATGTTTAA